Proteins encoded in a region of the Elaeis guineensis isolate ETL-2024a chromosome 7, EG11, whole genome shotgun sequence genome:
- the LOC105048059 gene encoding pseudo histidine-containing phosphotransfer protein 2, with protein MEYSSLQRQVAYMKKGLFDQGYLDEQFDELEELQDEASPNFVEEVVTLFFRDSSRLMANIEQALERCPQDFRRLDSYMHQLKGSTSSIGALRVKNECTKFREYCDQEHLDGCQRSFQKVKREHAVLKQKLESYFQLLRQIGPTERATRSGS; from the exons ATGGAGTACTCTAGCTTGCAGCGCCAAGTTGCCTACATGAAGAAGGGCCTCTTTGATCAG GGATACCTAGATGAACAATTTGATGAACTAGAAGAGCTGCAAGATGAAGCAAGCCCAAATTTCGTGGAAGAAGTTGTGACTTTGTTCTTTAGGGACTCCTCCAGATTGATGGCCAACATCGAGCAGGCTCT CGAGAGGTGCCCCCAAGATTTCCGCAGGCTGGATTCATACATGCACCAGTTAAAGGGCAGTACTTCCAG CATTGGTGCCTTGCGGGTAAAGAACGAATGCACAAAATTCAGGGAATACTGTGATCAAGAACATCTTGACGG ATGCCAAAGATCATTCCAAAAGGTGAAGAGAGAGCATGCCGTACTAAAACAGAAGCTAGAGTCTTATTTCCAG TTGCTCAGGCAAATTGGCCCCACCGAACGAGCAACTCGCTCTGGCAGCTGA
- the LOC105048058 gene encoding transcription factor MYBS3, whose product MTRRCSHCSNNGHNSRTCPTRAGGVRLFGVRLTEGAGSMKKSASMSSLYSASSSATGGGAGGGGSTNPGSPSSDPLRDNPAAAGYASDNAAQASCSNCRNERKKGVPWTEEEHRMFLLGLQKLGKGDWRGIARNFVVSRTPTQVASHAQKYFIRQTNASRRKRRSSLFDMVPDMPTDQIPVLEEHLMHGSPPNEPENTNQLPALNHGPDQGSELAEPLLNNPPEELNESIPYNNTPMPAVPAFYPAFIHLPYAFWPPNLAAPATEEEMGETHEIVKPRPVIPKEPVNMDEITGMSKLSIGEHGAGRMEPSALSLKLLEASTSRQSAFHLNPSSTRPDLSQGSSNAIHAV is encoded by the exons ATGACGAGGCGGTGCTCGCACTGCAGCAACAACGGGCACAACTCGCGCACATGCCCGACGCGTGCGGGGGGAGTGAGGCTGTTCGGAGTGCGGCTCACCGAGGGGGCGGGGTCCATGAAGAAGAGCGCCAGCATGAGCAGCCTCTACTCCGCCAGCTCCTCCGCCACCGGCGGTGGAGCCGGTGGCGGAGGCTCCACCAACCCGGGATCTCCGTCCAGCGATCCGCTCCGCGATAACCCTGCCGCGGCCGGCTACGCCTCCGACAACGCCGCCCAGGCCTCCTGCTCCAATTGCCGCAACGAGCGCAAGAAAG GTGTCCCATGGACTGAAGAAGAGCATCGGATGTTCTTACTGGGTTTGCAGAAGCTGGGTAAAGGTGACTGGCGTGGAATAGCTCGAAATTTTGTTGTGTCTCGAACTCCAACACAGGTGGCCAGTCATGCCCAAAAATACTTCATACGTCAGACAAATGCATCTAGAAGGAAGAGACGCTCAAGCTTGTTTGACATGGTCCCTGATATG CCAACAGACCAGATCCCAGTTCTCGAAGAACACTTAATGCACGGGTCTCCTCCTAATGAACCCGAGAATACAAACCAGCTGCCAGCTTTAAATCACGGTCCAGATCAAGGATCTGAGCTTGCTGAACCCTTACTAAACAACCCTCCTGAGGAGCTCAATGAAAGCATACCATACAACAATACACCAATGCCAGCGGTCCCAGCATTCTACCCGGCATTCATTCATCTTCCATATGCATTCTGGCCACCAAATCTGGCTGCGCCTGCAACAGAAGAAGAGATGGGTGAGACCCATGAGATCGTAAAGCCTAGGCCAGTCATTCCTAAGGAGCCGGTCAACATGGATGAGATCACTGGCATGTCAAAGCTCAGCATCGGCGAGCATGGTGCCGGCCGCATGGAACCATCTGCTCTCTCTCTCAAACTGCTAGAAGCCTCCACTTCAAGGCAGTCAGCCTTTCACCTGAATCCATCAAGCACTCGGCCTGATCTTAGCCAGGGTAGCAGCAATGCAATTCATGCGGTTTAG